One region of Rhodocaloribacter litoris genomic DNA includes:
- a CDS encoding TRAP transporter small permease subunit: protein MSFWLRLARGIDRFSERTGRVLYWLTLVMVLIGAYNAVVRYLDRYTGLGLSSNVYIELQWYLFSLVFLLGAAYTLKHDAHVRVDVFYGRLSPRGKAWINLVGTLLFLLPFCGLMLWVSWPSVVNSWAVREMSPDPGGLPRYPIKTAIPVAFVLIVVQGVAMLIRQVAVLRGTSLPEEEAGPEEIHGGGHV, encoded by the coding sequence ATGTCGTTCTGGCTTCGCCTGGCGCGCGGCATCGACCGGTTCAGCGAGCGCACGGGCCGGGTGCTCTACTGGTTGACGCTCGTGATGGTCCTCATCGGGGCCTACAATGCCGTCGTGCGCTACCTTGACCGCTACACGGGGCTGGGGCTCAGCTCGAACGTCTACATCGAGCTGCAATGGTATCTTTTCAGCCTGGTTTTCCTGCTGGGGGCGGCCTATACGCTCAAGCACGACGCCCACGTCCGCGTCGATGTGTTCTACGGGCGCCTCTCGCCGAGGGGCAAGGCATGGATCAACCTGGTCGGGACCCTGCTCTTCCTTTTGCCCTTCTGCGGGCTGATGCTGTGGGTGTCGTGGCCGTCGGTGGTCAACTCGTGGGCGGTGCGTGAGATGTCGCCGGATCCGGGCGGGTTGCCACGCTACCCGATCAAGACGGCCATCCCGGTTGCTTTCGTCCTGATCGTGGTGCAGGGGGTGGCCATGCTGATCCGGCAGGTGGCGGTGCTGCGGGGGACGTCGTTGCCGGAGGAGGAGGCCGGTCCGGAGGAGATACACGGGGGAGGGCACGTGTGA
- a CDS encoding DUF1028 domain-containing protein: protein MKRSLLLAALALSLSAACVVYRMTRPDPLVSTFSIVAFDPETGDLGVAVQSKFPNVRPIVPWAKAGVGAVATQSFAELDYGIKGLELMENGATAEEALSILLRGDADRQQRQVGMVDARGNAAMWTGTETFAWAGGRVGRQDGPPLAGGPEQGNNGTVLTGYGYTAQGNILVSKETVEAMAETFERTGGSLADRLVAALVAGGKAGGDQRGEQSAALLVVRQGAGYDGMDNFIDISVYDHPTPIAELERLYRLNNLYFTGSKPENMIPVTEEIARELQQIWQARGFYDGPLDGIVDEEFQRILVDYMGWENYDLRIPPVRNVDLAAGDTLKIDREVLEDIRAVFREGRWKPRLR from the coding sequence ATGAAACGAAGCCTCCTGCTGGCCGCGCTGGCCCTGTCACTCTCGGCCGCCTGCGTCGTGTACCGCATGACGCGCCCGGACCCGCTCGTGTCCACGTTCTCCATCGTCGCCTTCGACCCCGAGACGGGGGACCTGGGCGTGGCCGTGCAGTCCAAGTTTCCCAATGTGCGGCCCATCGTGCCCTGGGCGAAGGCGGGCGTCGGGGCCGTAGCCACGCAGAGCTTCGCCGAGCTGGACTACGGCATCAAGGGGCTGGAGTTGATGGAGAACGGTGCCACGGCCGAGGAGGCCCTGAGCATCCTCCTGCGGGGCGACGCGGACCGGCAGCAGCGGCAGGTCGGGATGGTCGACGCCCGCGGCAACGCGGCCATGTGGACCGGCACCGAGACGTTCGCCTGGGCGGGCGGGCGCGTCGGCCGGCAGGACGGCCCGCCGCTGGCCGGCGGCCCCGAGCAGGGCAACAATGGCACCGTCCTGACCGGCTACGGCTACACCGCACAGGGCAACATCCTCGTCTCGAAGGAAACCGTCGAGGCCATGGCCGAGACGTTCGAACGCACCGGGGGCAGCCTGGCCGACCGGCTCGTGGCCGCCCTCGTGGCCGGGGGGAAGGCGGGCGGCGACCAGCGCGGCGAGCAGAGCGCCGCCCTCCTCGTCGTCCGCCAGGGCGCCGGCTACGACGGCATGGACAACTTCATCGACATCTCCGTCTACGACCACCCCACCCCCATCGCCGAACTCGAACGGCTCTACCGGCTCAACAACCTGTACTTCACCGGATCGAAGCCCGAAAACATGATCCCCGTCACGGAGGAGATCGCCCGGGAACTCCAGCAAATCTGGCAGGCACGCGGCTTCTACGACGGCCCCCTCGACGGCATCGTGGACGAGGAATTCCAGCGGATCCTGGTCGACTACATGGGGTGGGAGAACTACGACCTGCGCATCCCGCCCGTGAGGAACGTGGACCTGGCCGCCGGCGACACGCTCAAGATCGACCGCGAGGTGCTCGAAGACATCCGCGCGGTGTTCCGCGAAGGCCGCTGGAAACCACGCCTCCGGTGA
- a CDS encoding DUF493 domain-containing protein, which translates to MHRRPKRKLSLLQSEPAQGEAWWDRFRTLLDEDNDWPSEYLFKFIVPKARLEDVKAVFGDHPVEVRASTRGNYMSVTARMTVSSSDEVVAIYAAAGKVEGIISL; encoded by the coding sequence ATGCACCGGCGACCGAAAAGGAAACTCTCTCTTCTTCAATCCGAACCTGCACAGGGTGAAGCGTGGTGGGACCGCTTCCGCACCCTGCTCGACGAAGACAACGACTGGCCCAGCGAATACCTCTTCAAGTTCATCGTCCCGAAAGCCCGCCTCGAAGACGTGAAGGCCGTCTTCGGAGACCACCCCGTCGAGGTACGGGCCTCGACGCGGGGCAACTACATGAGCGTCACGGCCCGGATGACGGTTTCTTCGAGCGACGAGGTCGTCGCCATCTACGCAGCCGCCGGCAAGGTCGAAGGGATCATCTCACTCTGA
- a CDS encoding putative metalloprotease CJM1_0395 family protein: MITSTTSTAASVAVLALHGMPARARQDEAAADRNPAAGPVEPEGTERPHAGRVGAVGAGKELTPAEEEQLRRLKKRDAEVRQHEQAHLLAAGPYAQGPPRYTYQVGPDGKRYAIGGSVKIDTRPVPGDPEATIRKAQVIRRAALAPKDPSPADRRIAHEAGRMEMKARQELELRQREERRARMRQEEGAVPEATPDGPHIFTPVATVPYADTGSRSEGQVGGPQGYAGAYAGTMAREATLEVRPVRRIDRYA, translated from the coding sequence ATGATTACGTCGACGACATCGACTGCGGCTTCGGTGGCCGTGCTCGCGCTGCATGGCATGCCCGCGCGTGCGCGCCAGGATGAGGCGGCGGCGGACCGGAATCCGGCGGCCGGTCCGGTAGAGCCGGAGGGTACGGAGCGGCCGCATGCCGGCCGTGTGGGGGCCGTGGGGGCGGGAAAGGAGCTGACACCCGCCGAGGAGGAGCAACTCCGGCGTCTGAAGAAGCGGGATGCGGAGGTCCGCCAGCACGAGCAGGCCCACCTGCTGGCGGCCGGCCCTTATGCCCAGGGACCTCCCCGGTATACCTACCAGGTCGGCCCGGATGGCAAGCGTTATGCCATCGGTGGGTCTGTCAAGATCGACACGCGCCCCGTGCCCGGTGATCCGGAGGCAACCATCCGCAAGGCCCAGGTGATCCGCCGTGCGGCGCTGGCTCCGAAGGACCCGTCGCCGGCCGACCGGCGCATCGCGCACGAAGCCGGCCGCATGGAGATGAAGGCGCGGCAGGAACTGGAACTCCGGCAACGCGAGGAGCGGCGCGCCAGGATGCGGCAGGAAGAAGGCGCCGTGCCGGAGGCAACGCCGGACGGCCCGCACATTTTCACCCCGGTCGCCACCGTGCCCTATGCCGATACCGGCAGCCGGAGCGAGGGGCAGGTGGGTGGGCCGCAAGGCTATGCGGGGGCGTATGCCGGTACCATGGCCCGCGAAGCCACCCTGGAGGTCCGACCGGTTCGCCGCATCGATCGCTATGCATAA
- a CDS encoding S9 family peptidase, which translates to MNTLARALSLVLCLVLLVPARAQEAPEGWTPELSMRFRSIPDVALSPDGRLVAYVVREAVMEGEQSEYRSHVWIVSADGSLNVQYTRGDKSCTDPAFSPDGQYLAFTSDRSGKNQVWVMRVDGGEAEQVTDAETGVAAYRWSPDGTRIAYTARDPETEEEKTAKKEKRYVEVVDRDFKYNHLYVIPLAKDADGERPARRLTAGAFHVTSFDWSPDGRTLVFAHQPDPTINTGFLERDLSTVPADSGAVTPLVSWAGVDDTPRFSPDGAWVAFVSDGGRPERVGLGDLYVVPAAGGEPRRLADTPDRNATLLGWSADGTELFAAEAVRTTRQVLAVPVDGSPTRQLTTFDGVVGSVAFDRATAWMAYTFEDLDTPEEVYLGPVGGVERTRLTSVNADLPRPPMGRTELLTWTAPDGLKIDGLLTYPVGYEPGRAYPLILQIHGGPAGVFSQRFTGAPGIYMTQVFAQAGYAVLRPNPRGSTGYGRDFRYANVRDWGFGDYEDLMAGVDTVLAMGVAHPDSLAVMGWSYGGYMTSYVVTRTDRFKAASMGAGLPNLISMVTTTDIPDYLAAHMGAEFWEDYATYEKHSAIYHIANVTTPTQVLHGAEDRRVPTAQGQEFYVALKRRGVPTEFVLYPRTPHGPREPKLLMDVTPRILAWFDRHLGRHDAAEAGTR; encoded by the coding sequence ATGAACACCCTCGCCCGTGCCCTCTCCCTCGTGCTCTGCCTCGTCCTGCTCGTCCCCGCCCGTGCCCAGGAGGCCCCCGAGGGCTGGACACCCGAGCTGAGCATGCGCTTCCGGTCGATCCCCGACGTGGCCCTCTCGCCCGACGGGCGGCTCGTGGCCTACGTGGTGCGCGAGGCCGTCATGGAAGGGGAACAGTCCGAGTACCGGAGTCACGTCTGGATTGTCTCGGCCGACGGCAGCCTGAACGTCCAGTACACGCGGGGCGACAAGTCGTGCACGGACCCGGCGTTCTCGCCGGACGGGCAGTACCTGGCCTTCACGTCCGACCGCTCGGGGAAAAACCAGGTGTGGGTGATGCGCGTCGACGGCGGCGAGGCCGAACAGGTGACCGACGCCGAGACGGGCGTGGCGGCCTACCGCTGGTCGCCCGACGGCACCCGGATCGCCTACACGGCCCGCGACCCGGAAACGGAGGAGGAGAAAACGGCGAAGAAGGAGAAACGCTACGTGGAAGTGGTGGACCGGGACTTCAAGTACAACCACCTCTACGTGATCCCGCTGGCGAAGGACGCCGACGGCGAGCGCCCGGCCCGCCGCCTGACCGCCGGAGCCTTTCACGTCACGTCCTTCGACTGGTCACCGGACGGCCGCACGCTCGTCTTCGCCCACCAGCCTGACCCCACGATCAACACCGGTTTTCTCGAACGGGACCTCTCCACGGTCCCGGCCGACAGCGGGGCGGTCACGCCGCTGGTGTCGTGGGCCGGCGTGGACGACACGCCCCGGTTCTCGCCGGACGGCGCCTGGGTCGCCTTCGTCTCGGACGGCGGCCGGCCCGAGCGCGTGGGGCTGGGCGACCTGTACGTGGTGCCCGCCGCCGGCGGGGAGCCGCGGCGCCTGGCCGACACGCCGGACCGCAACGCCACCCTCCTCGGCTGGTCCGCCGACGGCACCGAGCTCTTCGCCGCCGAGGCCGTCCGCACCACGCGCCAGGTGCTGGCCGTCCCCGTCGACGGCAGCCCCACGCGCCAGCTGACCACGTTCGACGGCGTCGTCGGCAGCGTCGCCTTCGACCGGGCCACCGCCTGGATGGCCTACACATTCGAGGACCTGGACACACCCGAAGAGGTGTACCTCGGCCCCGTCGGGGGTGTCGAGCGGACGCGCCTTACGTCGGTCAACGCCGACCTTCCGCGCCCCCCGATGGGCCGCACCGAGCTGCTCACATGGACCGCCCCCGACGGGCTGAAGATCGACGGGCTGCTGACCTACCCGGTCGGCTACGAGCCGGGGCGCGCCTACCCGCTCATCCTCCAGATCCACGGCGGCCCGGCCGGCGTCTTCTCGCAGCGCTTCACCGGGGCCCCCGGCATCTACATGACCCAGGTGTTCGCCCAGGCGGGCTACGCCGTGCTCCGCCCCAACCCGCGCGGGTCGACCGGCTACGGCCGGGACTTCCGCTACGCCAACGTCCGCGACTGGGGCTTCGGCGACTACGAGGACCTCATGGCCGGCGTCGACACGGTGCTCGCGATGGGCGTGGCCCACCCGGACAGCCTGGCCGTCATGGGCTGGAGCTACGGCGGCTACATGACCTCCTACGTCGTCACCCGCACCGACCGCTTCAAGGCCGCCTCGATGGGCGCGGGCCTGCCCAACCTCATCTCGATGGTCACCACCACGGACATCCCGGACTACCTGGCCGCCCACATGGGCGCCGAGTTCTGGGAGGATTACGCCACGTACGAGAAGCACTCGGCCATCTACCACATCGCCAACGTGACGACGCCCACCCAGGTGCTCCACGGCGCCGAGGACCGGCGCGTGCCCACCGCGCAGGGGCAGGAGTTCTACGTGGCCCTGAAGCGACGCGGCGTGCCGACGGAGTTCGTCCTCTACCCCCGCACGCCGCACGGCCCGCGCGAGCCGAAGCTGCTCATGGACGTCACGCCCCGCATCCTGGCCTGGTTCGACCGGCACCTCGGGCGCCACGACGCGGCGGAGGCGGGCACGCGATGA
- a CDS encoding FG-GAP repeat protein, whose amino-acid sequence MKHVRCGLLMLLLGWCAWPLTAQPWNQAALLMNAEAEENDDFGVSVSISGDRAIVGAPGEDTAAPSAGAAFVYERDGTGAWVEVAKLTAGDAEGLDNFGVSVSISGDRVVVGAPGEDTGGAQAGAAYVYERDGTGAWVEVAKLTAGDAEAHDEFGVSVSISGDRVIVGAPGEDTGGSLAGAAYVYERDGTGAWVEVAKLTAGDAEAEDHFGFSVSISGDRAIVGANWEGTGGRRAGAAYVFERDGTGAWVEVAKLTAGDTEANDEFGFSVSISGDRAIVGAIDQDVEFDQNAGAAYVFERDGTGAWVEVARLLAGDVDSNAEFGYSVAVSGDRAIVGAWQEDLAGMDHGAAYVFVRDATGTWSQEAKLIASDTQPEDQFGVSVSISGGRAIVGANREASGREDGGSAYIFERETSVGRETLPLPEAYVLEQNYPNPFRLQTRIVFTLPEAAMVRLTVYDVLGRAVARPAAGRYPAGTHAVTWDGRSEAGVPVPGGVYVYRLEGGSSVQARRMVRLH is encoded by the coding sequence ATGAAGCACGTGCGATGCGGTCTGTTGATGCTGTTGCTGGGATGGTGTGCCTGGCCCCTGACGGCCCAGCCCTGGAATCAGGCGGCCCTGCTGATGAACGCCGAGGCGGAAGAAAACGACGATTTCGGCGTCTCGGTTTCGATCAGCGGGGACCGGGCCATCGTCGGGGCGCCTGGAGAAGACACCGCCGCTCCCTCGGCCGGTGCGGCGTTCGTGTACGAGCGAGACGGCACGGGGGCCTGGGTGGAGGTGGCGAAGCTGACGGCCGGCGATGCGGAAGGGCTTGACAATTTCGGCGTCTCGGTTTCGATCAGCGGGGACCGGGTCGTCGTCGGGGCGCCTGGAGAAGACACCGGTGGTGCACAAGCCGGCGCGGCATATGTGTACGAGCGGGACGGCACGGGGGCCTGGGTGGAGGTGGCGAAGTTGACCGCCGGCGATGCAGAAGCACACGACGAGTTTGGCGTCTCGGTTTCGATCAGCGGGGACCGGGTCATCGTCGGGGCGCCTGGAGAAGACACCGGTGGGTCTTTAGCCGGCGCGGCGTATGTGTACGAGCGAGACGGCACGGGGGCCTGGGTGGAGGTGGCGAAGTTGACCGCCGGCGATGCAGAAGCGGAAGACCACTTTGGCTTCTCCGTTTCGATCAGCGGGGATCGTGCCATCGTCGGGGCAAACTGGGAAGGTACCGGTGGTAGACGAGCCGGCGCGGCGTATGTATTCGAGCGGGACGGCACGGGGGCCTGGGTGGAGGTGGCGAAGCTGACGGCCGGCGATACGGAAGCGAACGACGAGTTTGGCTTCTCCGTTTCGATCAGCGGGGATCGTGCCATCGTCGGAGCCATAGACCAAGATGTGGAGTTCGACCAGAATGCCGGTGCGGCGTATGTATTCGAGCGGGACGGCACGGGGGCCTGGGTGGAGGTGGCCCGCCTGCTGGCCGGAGACGTGGATAGCAACGCTGAATTCGGTTATTCGGTTGCGGTCAGCGGGGATCGTGCCATCGTCGGGGCCTGGCAGGAAGACCTCGCCGGAATGGATCACGGTGCGGCCTATGTGTTCGTGCGGGACGCCACGGGCACCTGGAGCCAGGAGGCCAAGCTGATCGCCAGCGATACGCAGCCGGAGGATCAGTTCGGCGTCTCGGTTTCGATCAGCGGGGGCCGCGCCATCGTCGGGGCGAACCGAGAAGCCAGCGGTAGGGAGGATGGCGGCTCGGCGTATATCTTCGAGCGAGAGACGTCGGTCGGACGCGAGACGCTGCCGCTGCCGGAGGCGTATGTGCTGGAGCAGAACTATCCCAACCCGTTCCGCCTGCAAACCCGCATCGTCTTTACGTTGCCGGAGGCGGCGATGGTGCGCCTGACGGTCTACGACGTGCTGGGCCGTGCCGTGGCCCGGCCGGCGGCGGGCCGGTATCCGGCAGGGACGCACGCCGTGACGTGGGACGGCCGCAGCGAGGCCGGCGTGCCGGTGCCCGGTGGGGTATACGTCTACCGCCTTGAGGGGGGTTCGTCGGTACAGGCCCGGCGGATGGTCCGCCTGCACTGA
- a CDS encoding potassium channel family protein: MKRFVVVGLGNFGASVARALYERRHEVIALDLDQDKVDRIAPHVSRAAFGDGRETEVLEHAGAGAADVGIVSTGDDITASVLSTLALRDVGVKEVYVKVISFDHARVMRRMGAAEVIFPEHESALNLAARLSESESLLKYVDLGGGFGLQEMVVPNAWEGKTLRELDLRVQYGVTVVGVHDVLTGTMNVPPDPDAVLKDSDTLVIAGKEEALKRTARLK; the protein is encoded by the coding sequence ATGAAACGGTTTGTGGTGGTCGGGCTGGGCAACTTCGGGGCGAGTGTGGCTCGGGCCCTCTACGAGCGCAGGCACGAGGTGATCGCGCTGGACCTCGACCAGGACAAGGTGGACCGGATCGCCCCGCACGTCTCACGGGCCGCCTTCGGCGACGGGCGCGAGACGGAGGTGCTGGAGCACGCCGGGGCCGGCGCGGCCGACGTCGGCATCGTCAGCACGGGCGACGACATCACGGCCAGCGTCCTCTCGACCCTGGCCCTGCGTGACGTGGGCGTGAAGGAGGTCTACGTCAAGGTCATCTCGTTCGATCACGCCCGGGTGATGCGCCGCATGGGCGCGGCCGAGGTCATCTTTCCCGAGCACGAGTCGGCGCTGAACCTGGCCGCCCGCCTCTCGGAGAGCGAATCGCTGCTGAAGTACGTCGATCTGGGCGGCGGCTTCGGCCTGCAGGAGATGGTGGTACCGAACGCCTGGGAGGGCAAGACGCTGCGCGAACTGGACCTGCGCGTGCAGTATGGCGTGACGGTCGTCGGCGTGCACGACGTGCTCACGGGCACGATGAACGTTCCGCCGGATCCGGACGCGGTGCTCAAGGATTCCGACACGCTGGTGATCGCCGGGAAGGAAGAGGCGCTGAAGCGGACGGCCCGGCTGAAGTGA
- a CDS encoding TrkH family potassium uptake protein, with translation MRDGAGTGRAGWRAPWRRLRGAVRAAYAWWRARSPSELFVYSFLLLVGLGTLGLKTLPGLYTGAPLDWLDALFTATSAVCVTGLIVVDTATYFTTAGQAFLLLLIQLGGLGMITLATLIILSLGQRASLRQEALMAGSPRLGIDVGPARLTRIVVVYTLLIEATGALLLYLLWLPDRGWTGAAWPAVFHAVSAFCNAGFSTFSDSLVGEREHPLVLLVIMALIVLGGLGFLVMEELVYHHRQKRRGVMPRRVSVHTRLVLGTTAVLIVAGWVLFTVFEWGVSLADLPPWARIVNGLFMSVTPRTAGFNTVDYAGVSDSGNFLTILLMAVGGSPGSTAGGFKTTTIALIGLLALANLRGASGVHLAGRTVPDETIRRAVGLFVLVFGVMTAAVFVMVTTHVELAAHAQVSGRFLVYMFEVVSAFNTVGLTMGGTPELTGFGKGVIILLMFIGRVGPMTFAAALARRRRLRAFRYAHEDVIIG, from the coding sequence ATGAGGGACGGGGCGGGCACCGGACGAGCGGGGTGGCGCGCCCCCTGGCGCCGGCTACGCGGAGCGGTTCGCGCCGCTTACGCCTGGTGGCGTGCGCGGTCGCCCTCCGAGCTCTTCGTCTACTCGTTCCTGCTGCTGGTGGGGCTGGGCACGCTCGGCCTCAAGACCCTGCCCGGCCTGTACACCGGAGCGCCGCTGGACTGGCTCGATGCCCTGTTCACGGCCACGAGCGCCGTCTGTGTGACGGGCCTGATCGTGGTGGACACGGCCACGTACTTCACCACGGCGGGGCAGGCGTTCCTCCTGCTGCTGATCCAGCTCGGCGGGCTCGGCATGATCACGCTGGCCACGCTCATCATCCTCTCACTCGGGCAGCGGGCCTCGCTCCGGCAGGAGGCCCTCATGGCCGGCTCGCCCCGCCTGGGCATCGACGTGGGGCCGGCCCGGCTGACGCGCATCGTGGTGGTGTACACGCTGCTCATCGAAGCCACCGGCGCCCTGCTCCTGTACCTGCTCTGGCTGCCGGACCGGGGCTGGACGGGCGCCGCCTGGCCCGCCGTCTTCCATGCCGTCAGCGCCTTCTGCAATGCGGGCTTCTCCACGTTCTCCGACTCGCTCGTGGGGGAGCGCGAGCATCCGCTCGTGTTACTGGTGATTATGGCGCTCATCGTCCTCGGCGGGTTGGGTTTCCTGGTGATGGAAGAGCTGGTCTACCACCACCGCCAGAAGCGGCGCGGGGTGATGCCCCGGCGCGTCTCCGTGCATACCCGCCTGGTGCTGGGCACGACGGCCGTGCTCATCGTCGCCGGGTGGGTGCTCTTCACGGTGTTCGAATGGGGCGTGAGCCTGGCCGACCTGCCGCCCTGGGCGCGGATCGTCAACGGCCTGTTCATGAGCGTGACGCCCCGCACGGCCGGCTTCAACACGGTCGATTATGCCGGCGTCTCGGACAGCGGCAACTTCCTCACCATCCTGCTGATGGCCGTCGGCGGCTCGCCGGGCTCGACGGCGGGCGGCTTCAAGACGACCACCATCGCGCTGATCGGGCTGCTGGCGCTGGCCAACCTGCGCGGGGCCTCCGGCGTGCACCTCGCGGGCCGGACCGTCCCCGACGAAACGATCCGCCGGGCCGTCGGCCTGTTCGTGCTCGTCTTCGGGGTGATGACGGCCGCCGTCTTCGTCATGGTGACCACGCACGTCGAACTGGCCGCACACGCGCAGGTGAGCGGGCGCTTCCTCGTCTACATGTTCGAGGTCGTCAGCGCCTTCAACACCGTCGGGCTGACGATGGGCGGCACGCCCGAACTGACCGGCTTCGGCAAGGGGGTCATCATCCTGCTGATGTTCATCGGGCGCGTCGGCCCCATGACGTTTGCAGCCGCGCTGGCCCGCCGCCGGCGCCTGCGGGCGTTCCGCTATGCCCATGAAGACGTGATCATTGGTTAA
- a CDS encoding cysteine desulfurase-like protein, translating into MPLDPDRIREQFPALALEDDGQPRVYLDNPAGTQVPRRVLDRTHDYLVHMNANAGGVFRTSEATDALLEEAHRAVADLLNAASWREVVFGQNMTTLTFAFSRSLGRTLKPGDELILTRMDHDANVAPWLLLAEDLGLTVKWLPFDTTTYRYDLDALDGLLSERTRLAAVNYASNALGTINDVRAICEKVHAAGGLVYVDAVQYVPHGPTDVQALGCDFLVCSAYKFFGPHQGILWGREALLERLPAYKVRPASDALPFKFETGTLSHEGMAGTLGAVEYLAWVGATMAAEYHDAYRHFPERRRHVHAAMRAIAAYERTLSERLIAGLQAIPGLTIHGITDPACFGERVPTVSFTLDGHHPRDVARRLAGANIFVWDGDYYACEVVRHLGLHTRGGLVRVGPCHYNTVEEIDRLVAAVAALGEGRARP; encoded by the coding sequence ATGCCGCTCGACCCCGATCGCATCCGCGAGCAATTCCCCGCCCTTGCCCTCGAAGACGACGGGCAGCCGCGCGTCTATCTGGACAACCCCGCCGGCACGCAGGTGCCCCGCCGCGTGCTCGACCGCACGCACGACTACCTCGTGCACATGAATGCCAACGCCGGCGGCGTCTTCCGCACCTCCGAAGCCACCGACGCCCTCCTCGAAGAAGCCCATCGCGCCGTGGCCGATCTGCTGAACGCGGCCTCGTGGCGGGAGGTCGTCTTCGGGCAGAACATGACCACGCTCACGTTCGCTTTTTCCCGCTCGCTCGGGCGCACGCTGAAGCCGGGCGACGAACTCATCCTGACGCGGATGGACCACGACGCCAACGTGGCCCCCTGGCTCCTGCTCGCCGAAGACCTCGGCCTCACGGTGAAGTGGCTCCCGTTTGACACGACCACGTACCGGTACGACCTCGACGCGCTCGACGGCCTGCTCTCCGAGCGCACCCGGCTGGCGGCGGTCAACTATGCCAGCAATGCGCTGGGCACCATCAACGACGTGCGGGCCATCTGCGAGAAGGTGCACGCCGCCGGCGGCCTCGTCTACGTCGATGCCGTGCAGTACGTGCCCCACGGCCCGACGGACGTGCAGGCCCTCGGGTGCGACTTCCTCGTGTGCTCGGCCTACAAGTTCTTCGGCCCGCACCAGGGCATCCTGTGGGGCCGGGAGGCGCTGCTCGAACGGCTCCCCGCCTACAAGGTGCGGCCGGCCTCCGACGCGCTGCCGTTCAAGTTCGAGACGGGCACGCTCTCGCACGAGGGGATGGCCGGCACGCTCGGCGCCGTCGAGTACCTGGCCTGGGTGGGCGCGACGATGGCTGCCGAGTACCACGATGCGTACCGGCACTTCCCCGAGCGCCGCCGCCACGTCCACGCTGCCATGCGGGCCATCGCCGCCTACGAGCGCACGCTCAGCGAGCGGCTCATCGCCGGTCTGCAGGCCATCCCCGGCCTGACCATCCACGGCATCACCGACCCTGCCTGCTTCGGCGAGCGCGTGCCCACGGTCTCGTTCACCCTCGACGGCCATCACCCCCGCGACGTGGCCCGGCGACTCGCCGGGGCGAATATCTTCGTGTGGGATGGCGACTACTATGCCTGCGAGGTCGTCCGGCACCTGGGCCTCCACACACGCGGCGGCCTGGTGCGCGTGGGGCCGTGCCACTACAACACGGTCGAGGAGATCGACCGGCTCGTGGCAGCGGTGGCGGCGCTGGGTGAAGGCAGGGCGCGGCCATGA